The genomic interval CACCTCGCCTTTGAGCAGTTGGTGAGAACCTACCAGCACAGCGTTTATCGCTTGCTGTACCGCATGATTGGCGATGGGGAAGAAGCCAGAGACCTTGCTCAGGAAACGTTTTTGAAGGTTTATCAGAAGATTGACCAATTTCGTGGAGAGGCTGATTTGAAAACGTGGATTCTCAGGATCGCCGCCAATCAGGCGATCAATCATCGCCGATGGTGGTTACGCCGGTGGCGGCATCGCACGCTTTCGCTGGACGAGCCGGCGGATGAGCAGCAGTGCGTGCTGAGCGAGACGATCAGCGACCAACATCCGAGCATGGAGCAAGCGCTGCTGGAGCGCGAACGCGATGGCCGATTAGCCCAAGCGTTGCTCAAGATCAAACCCGCCTATCGGGTGGCCGTCGTGTTACGAGACATCGAAGGACTCAGCTACGAGCAGATCGCTGCCGTGCTAAAGATTTCCGTTGGAACGGTCAAGTCGCGCATCTGGCGGGGCCGAGAGTTGTTGAGGCAAGAGGTGATCCAGGACCCGCGTGGGTGGCTCGGAT from Blastocatellia bacterium carries:
- a CDS encoding sigma-70 family RNA polymerase sigma factor, yielding MMSAVVVDQVYSSASVQVAGHEIEAQWIERIRRGDHLAFEQLVRTYQHSVYRLLYRMIGDGEEARDLAQETFLKVYQKIDQFRGEADLKTWILRIAANQAINHRRWWLRRWRHRTLSLDEPADEQQCVLSETISDQHPSMEQALLERERDGRLAQALLKIKPAYRVAVVLRDIEGLSYEQIAAVLKISVGTVKSRIWRGRELLRQEVIQDPRGWLG